A region from the Kryptolebias marmoratus isolate JLee-2015 linkage group LG9, ASM164957v2, whole genome shotgun sequence genome encodes:
- the xpnpep2 gene encoding xaa-Pro aminopeptidase 2: MKTPSCVWLLALTTAAVTGTVFGVYERTERNCSVTPPYLPITAVNTTVQLQELRKRMLPMNISAYIIPGTDAHLSEYIAPRDARMAFMTGFTGSAGTAVVTQTKATLWTDSRYWLQAERQMDCNWELEMDVSISSVAKWLISEVPPGGNIGFDPFLFSLTMQEDYAFSLESSKRSLKSIPANLVDEVWKDRPPVSSDSPVCLPDRVIPRSWQMKVEHIRGVIRDNPYMPTALLLSALDETAWLFNLRGNDIPYNPFFYSYTFLTMDEIWLFVHTHRVSEELKVYLNASCAGPLCVQLKSYDSVREHLITYVSQPEVKVWIGTEYTNYALYELITPQEKLLTSSYSPVLTTKAIKDETEQQILRDAHVRDAVAVIQLLMWLEKVVSEGTETELSAAEYVNKCRSKQNDNRGPSFETISASGPNAALAHYSPTTETNRRLTVDEMYLIDSGGQYLDGTTDITRTVHWGTPTTMQKEAFTRVLMGNIEISRTIFPSGTRGANMEMLGRRALWEVGLNYGHGTGHGVGNYFGVHEWPVGFQTNNIPFSAGMFTSIEPGYYKENDFGIRIEDVVMTTPAHTKYGHNFLTFDTVSLVPYDRKLVDTSLLSSEQVQWLNKYYEKIRDLVGPELDKQGLSAEKDWMLRNTEPFESGSSAVCSSSLTFVALVIALLHNIV; encoded by the exons ATGAAGACGCCTTCCTGTGTGTGGCTGCTGGCTCTGACCACGGCAGCAGtgacag GAACTGTTTTTGGTGTATATGAGCGGACTGAGAGGAACTGCTCTGTGACTCCACCG taCCTCCCCATCACAGCGGTAAACACAACTGTCCAGCTGCAGGAGCTACGAAAGCGAATGCTCCCCATGAATATCTCTGCCTACATTATCCCTGGCACTGATGCTCACCTG AGTGAGTACATCGCCCCGCGTGATGCCAGGATGGCCTTCATGACTGGTTTTACAGGCTCTGCAG GCACAGCTGTGGTTACTCAGACCAAGGCCACTCTCTGGACGGACAGCCGATACTGGCTTCAAGCTGAGAGACAGATGGACTGCAACTGGGAGCTGGAAATGGACG TTTCCATCAGCAGTGTGGCGAAGTGGCTCATCTCCGAGGTGCCACCAGGCGGTAACATCGGCTTTGATcccttcctcttctccctca CGATGCAGGAGGACTACGCCTTCAGTCTGGAGTCGAGCAAACGCAGCCTCAAGTCCATTCCTGCTAACCTGGTCGATGAGGTGTGGAAGGACCGACCCCCCGTCTCGTCTGACAGCCCCGTCTGCCTGCCTGATAGAGTCATAC CGAGGTCGTGGCAGATGAAGGTGGAGCACATACGGGGAGTGATAAGGGACAATCCATACATGCCCACCGCGCTTCTGCTTTCAGCTCTGGATGAAACAGCTT ggctCTTTAATCTGCGTGGCAATGACATTCCTTACAATCCCTTCTTCTACTCCTACACCTTTCTCACTATGGACGAGATCTG GCTCTTCGTCCACACCCACCGAGTGTCTGAGGAACTGAAGGTGTACCTGAACGCATCCTGCGCCGGGCCTCTCTGTGTGCAGCTGAAAAGTTATGACTCTGTCCGTGAACACCTGATAACCTACGTTAGCCAGCCTGAGGTCAAAGTGTGGATTGGTACAGAGTACACGAACTACGCTCTTTATGAGCTCATAACACCTCAG GAGAAACTCCTGACAAGCTCGTACTCTCCTGTCCTGACGACTAAAGCAATAAAAGATGAAACGGAGCAGCAGATACTGAGGGATGCTCAT GTGAGGGATGCAGTGGCTGTTATCCAGCTGTTGATGTGGCTGGAGAAGGTTGTGTCAGAGGGGACCGAGACCGAGCTGAGTGCTGCAGAATACGTCAATAAATGTCGCAG CAAACAGAACGACAACAGAGGCCCAAGTTTCGAAACCATCTCTGCGAGCGGACCAAATGCTGCTCTTGCCCATTACAG CCCAACAACTGAAACTAACAGGAGGCTGACGGTTGACGAGATGTACCTCATCGACTCCGGAGGCCAGTATTT AGACGGGACCACTGACATCACCCGGACGGTTCACTGGGGAACCCCGACAACCATGCAAAAG GAGGCCTTCACTCGAGTGCTCATGGGAAACATTGAGATATCCAGAACCATTTTTCCCTCAGGGACAAGAG gGGCGAACATGGAGATGCTGGGTCGCCGGGCTCTGTGGGAGGTGGGCCTGAACTACGGCCACGGCACGGGTCACGGTGTCGGAAACTACTTTGGAGTTCACGAGT GGCCAGTCGGCTTTCAGACCAACAATATCCCCTTCTCAGCCGGCATGTTCACTTCAATAG aacCTGGATATTACAAAGAGAACGACTTCGGCATACGGATTGAAGACGTCGTCATGACGACACCTGCTCACACGAAG TATGGACACAACTTCCTGACCTTTGACACCGTGTCACTTGTTCCATACGACAGAAAGCTGGTTGACACGTCGCTCCTCAGCTCGGAGCAG GTTCAGTGGCTGAATAAATACTACGAGAAGATCCGGGACCTGGTGGGCCCCGAGCTGGACAAACAGGGTCTGAGTGCAGAGAAGGACTGGATGCTCAGAAACACGGAGCCCTTCGAGTCCGGCTCTTCTGCCGTGTGTTCGTCCTCCCTGACCTTCGTGGCCCTGGTCATCGCTCTGCTCCACAACATCGTCTGA